Genomic DNA from Chromatiales bacterium:
TCGTATGGCGGTAAGCTATGACCACCTAGTCGTGTCGTTATACAGGCTTTTACGCGTTTCGGCAGCGGCCAATTCGGCCATAAAAAACCGTCGGCAAAATAATCGTCAGCCTGGTGTGTGTTGTTCATTTTCATCAAACAGTGCAAATAATCGCTGCATATCGTCGGGCAGTTCGGCGTGATAACTGCATAACGCACCGCTGTGCGGATGTTTTAACAATAATCGTGCGGCGTGCAGCGCCTGTCTATTGAATGTGCTCAGGCGATCTAATTGCGATGGTTGCCAGCCTTTGATCCGATAGTGGCGCCCACCGTATAGCGGGTCGCCGAATAACGGATGATGTATATGCGATAGATGTACGCGGATTTGATGGGTGCGGCCGGTTTCCAGTGTGATGTCCAGTCGGGTGTGCGTAGTATATTGATGGGCGATGCGATAGTGGGTAATCGCTGTTTTACCATCACTTTGTCGCACCGCCATGCGCTTACGGTCGGTAGGGTGGCGACCTATGGGTGCATCTATTTTGCCACTGCTAATAAACTGTCCGCGTGCCAGTGCAATATAATGGCGTTCTATTTCTTTGTGTTGTAGTTGGCTGACCAAATTAAAATGAGATGCTCGGGTTTTAGCTATCACCAATAAGCCACTAGTATCTTTATCAAGGCGATGTACAATGCCACCGCGAGGTAGTGTCTCCAGAGACGGGCAATGATGTAGCAGAGCATTCAGCAAAGTACCACAACGATGGCCGGCGGCTGGATGGACGACTATATTGGCTGGTTTATTGACGATAATGAGGTGTGCATCTTCGTAAACAATATTTAGGGGTAGTGCCT
This window encodes:
- the rluD gene encoding 23S rRNA pseudouridine(1911/1915/1917) synthase RluD is translated as MSDKKLIATLSENYAGLRLDKALAELFTDYSRSFLQHCLVDGLIRVNGNTAEADTKVTGGEQVTFMLPQAEPSTAVGEALPLNIVYEDAHLIIVNKPANIVVHPAAGHRCGTLLNALLHHCPSLETLPRGGIVHRLDKDTSGLLVIAKTRASHFNLVSQLQHKEIERHYIALARGQFISSGKIDAPIGRHPTDRKRMAVRQSDGKTAITHYRIAHQYTTHTRLDITLETGRTHQIRVHLSHIHHPLFGDPLYGGRHYRIKGWQPSQLDRLSTFNRQALHAARLLLKHPHSGALCSYHAELPDDMQRLFALFDENEQHTPG